A genome region from Variovorax paradoxus includes the following:
- a CDS encoding FKBP-type peptidyl-prolyl cis-trans isomerase — protein sequence MPTTPSGLQYEDTEVGTGAEAKAGQHVHVHYTGWLYNDGVQGAKFDSSRDRNDPFAFSLGAGQVIKGWDEGVAGMKIGGKRTLIIPASLGYGARGAGGVIPPNATLKFDVELLDAH from the coding sequence ATGCCTACCACTCCCTCCGGCCTGCAATACGAAGACACCGAAGTCGGCACCGGCGCTGAAGCCAAGGCCGGCCAGCACGTGCACGTGCACTACACCGGCTGGCTCTACAACGACGGCGTGCAAGGCGCCAAGTTCGACTCCAGCCGCGACCGCAACGACCCCTTCGCCTTCTCGCTGGGCGCGGGCCAGGTCATCAAGGGTTGGGACGAAGGCGTGGCCGGCATGAAGATCGGCGGCAAGCGCACGCTGATCATCCCGGCATCGCTGGGCTACGGTGCCCGCGGCGCCGGCGGCGTGATCCCCCCGAACGCCACGCTGAAGTTCGACGTCGAACTGCTGGACGCCCACTGA
- a CDS encoding winged helix-turn-helix transcriptional regulator — protein sequence MSTKENAAIGQLLALLEARYALRVLWALRDGHAQTFRLLQDSVGGITPNTLNTRIKELREAGLVGHGSDGYSLTLSGQDLLKRLSDLQAFAGKWQLGQLKKAAPPRCSRLPPAEAPAAAPVPAPSPAPVAAPAATPVPPATPPDDSSNA from the coding sequence ATGAGTACCAAGGAAAACGCAGCCATCGGCCAGTTGCTCGCCCTGCTCGAAGCCCGCTACGCACTGCGCGTGCTCTGGGCCCTGCGCGACGGCCATGCCCAGACCTTCCGCCTGCTGCAGGACAGCGTGGGCGGCATCACTCCCAACACGCTCAACACCCGGATCAAGGAGCTGCGCGAGGCCGGCCTGGTCGGCCATGGCAGCGACGGCTACAGCCTCACGCTGAGCGGGCAGGACCTGCTCAAGCGGCTGTCCGACCTGCAGGCCTTCGCCGGCAAGTGGCAGCTGGGGCAGCTCAAGAAGGCGGCGCCCCCGCGGTGCAGCCGGCTGCCCCCGGCAGAGGCACCCGCCGCCGCGCCCGTTCCGGCCCCGTCGCCGGCTCCGGTTGCCGCACCTGCTGCAACGCCCGTTCCGCCGGCCACGCCCCCGGACGACAGCAGCAACGCCTGA
- the asd gene encoding archaetidylserine decarboxylase (Phosphatidylserine decarboxylase is synthesized as a single chain precursor. Generation of the pyruvoyl active site from a Ser is coupled to cleavage of a Gly-Ser bond between the larger (beta) and smaller (alpha chains). It is an integral membrane protein.), translated as MSDRSAVLPQYLFPKQALTNFAGWVAGKERGAVTTWIIRRFVAKYDVNMGEALESDIGYYKSFNQFFTRALKPGARPLAQADLICPVDGAISQFGPIEGDQIFQAKGHNYTTTALVGGDAALAARFAHGSFATLYLSPKDYHRIHMPCDGRLVRMIHVPGDLFSVNPTTARGVPGLFARNERVVCVFESARGPFVLVLVGATIVGSMATVWHGVVNPPRVGELREWHYNDQQIDIRKGDEMGRFLLGSTVVMLFPKPPLAFNPEWTPGRAIRLGEAMADYIGA; from the coding sequence GTGTCCGACCGCTCCGCCGTACTGCCCCAATACCTGTTCCCGAAACAGGCTCTGACCAATTTCGCCGGCTGGGTCGCGGGCAAGGAACGGGGCGCCGTCACGACGTGGATCATCCGGCGCTTCGTGGCCAAGTACGACGTGAACATGGGCGAGGCGCTGGAGTCGGACATCGGCTACTACAAGAGCTTCAACCAGTTCTTCACGCGGGCGCTCAAGCCCGGCGCGCGGCCGCTGGCGCAGGCCGACCTCATCTGCCCCGTCGACGGCGCGATCAGCCAATTCGGCCCCATCGAGGGCGACCAGATCTTCCAGGCCAAGGGCCACAACTACACCACCACCGCGCTGGTCGGCGGCGACGCCGCGCTGGCCGCCAGGTTCGCGCACGGCAGCTTCGCCACGCTCTACCTGAGCCCGAAGGACTACCACCGCATCCACATGCCTTGCGACGGACGCCTGGTGCGCATGATCCATGTGCCCGGCGACCTGTTCTCGGTGAACCCCACCACCGCGCGCGGCGTGCCGGGGCTGTTCGCGCGCAACGAGCGAGTGGTGTGCGTCTTCGAGTCCGCGCGCGGGCCGTTCGTGCTGGTGCTGGTGGGCGCCACCATCGTCGGCAGCATGGCCACGGTGTGGCATGGCGTGGTCAATCCGCCGCGCGTGGGCGAACTGCGCGAATGGCACTACAACGACCAGCAGATCGACATCCGCAAGGGCGACGAGATGGGCCGGTTCCTGCTTGGCTCGACCGTCGTCATGCTGTTTCCCAAGCCGCCGTTGGCGTTCAATCCCGAATGGACGCCCGGTCGCGCGATCCGGCTGGGCGAAGCCATGGCCGATTACATCGGCGCCTGA
- a CDS encoding Bug family tripartite tricarboxylate transporter substrate binding protein, with protein MQRRTLIRTALASSLATGLPAAFAQGGGNWPTGNPITYLVPFPAGGTTDVLGRLIAQKLGPVLGTSVIIDNKGGAGGSVGSEVGARAAPDGFTLVGGTISSHAINVSLYPKIGYDPIKSFAPVTLIGTNPVVLVVSQSSPYKTLKDVIAASKAKPGGLSSASAGTGTSQHLALELLAYKSGVKFTHIPYKGSGPAIQDAIGGQVDMMFDTTVVAGPHIQSGKLRAIAVTSSKRLASMPDVPTVAESGVPGLQDFEVVSWQAIFVPAGTPAPVVDRLHTEIRKILATPEMQDKLKGFGMEPTDLSTTQIAAFQKAEVEKWAQVIKAAGIKAE; from the coding sequence ATGCAACGCCGCACACTCATCCGCACCGCCCTCGCCTCTTCGCTCGCCACCGGCCTGCCCGCCGCGTTCGCGCAGGGCGGCGGCAACTGGCCCACGGGCAATCCCATCACCTACCTCGTGCCCTTCCCCGCCGGCGGCACCACCGACGTGCTCGGCCGGCTGATCGCGCAGAAGCTCGGGCCGGTGCTGGGCACCAGCGTGATCATCGACAACAAGGGGGGCGCGGGCGGCAGCGTGGGCTCCGAAGTGGGCGCGCGTGCGGCGCCGGACGGCTTCACGCTGGTGGGCGGCACCATCAGCTCGCATGCGATCAACGTGAGCCTTTACCCGAAGATCGGCTACGACCCGATCAAGTCGTTCGCGCCAGTGACGCTCATCGGCACCAACCCGGTGGTGCTGGTGGTGAGCCAGTCGAGTCCGTACAAGACGCTGAAGGACGTGATCGCGGCGAGCAAGGCGAAGCCGGGCGGGCTTTCGTCGGCCTCCGCGGGCACGGGCACGTCGCAGCACCTGGCGCTGGAACTGCTGGCCTACAAGTCGGGCGTGAAATTCACGCACATCCCGTACAAGGGCAGCGGCCCGGCCATCCAGGACGCGATCGGCGGCCAGGTCGACATGATGTTCGACACCACCGTGGTGGCGGGCCCGCACATCCAGAGCGGCAAGCTGCGCGCGATCGCGGTCACGTCGTCGAAGCGGCTGGCCTCGATGCCCGACGTGCCGACGGTGGCCGAATCCGGCGTGCCGGGTCTGCAGGACTTCGAAGTGGTGTCGTGGCAGGCGATCTTCGTGCCCGCCGGCACGCCGGCCCCTGTGGTCGACAGGCTGCACACCGAGATCCGCAAGATCCTCGCCACGCCCGAGATGCAGGACAAGCTCAAGGGCTTCGGCATGGAGCCGACCGACCTGAGCACGACGCAGATCGCGGCCTTCCAGAAGGCCGAGGTGGAGAAGTGGGCGCAGGTGATCAAGGCGGCCGGCATCAAGGCGGAATAG
- a CDS encoding lactonase family protein produces the protein MAAAHASAATWVYVSNADSQDISVLELDRGQGTLKPVQTLNVGGTVMPMVVSRDKRVLYAALRSQPFRVTALSIDGASGKLQKLAEAPLADSMANIDLDVSGRWLFAASYQGGKITVNGIGKDGAVGPIHQLIQTEPNAHAIHADASNRFVLATSLGGDNVSSWRFDAEKGLLSPNDPPLTATAAKSGPRHFVWDKAQRHVYLLDELDAALHVFAWDASRGTLKLAQSTTALPAGFTGKPWAADLHLTPDGRYLYASERTSSTLSAFKVDAATGQLQPLGQTPTEKGPRGFAIDSTGRYLIAAGQESNGISLYAIDGATGALGKPQHLDVGKNPNWIEIVDLP, from the coding sequence ATGGCGGCGGCGCACGCATCGGCCGCAACCTGGGTCTACGTGTCGAATGCGGACAGCCAGGACATCTCGGTCCTGGAGCTCGACCGCGGCCAGGGCACGCTGAAGCCGGTGCAGACGCTGAACGTCGGCGGCACGGTGATGCCGATGGTAGTGAGCCGCGACAAGCGCGTGCTGTACGCCGCGCTGCGCTCGCAGCCGTTTCGCGTGACGGCGCTGTCCATCGACGGTGCCAGCGGAAAGCTGCAGAAGCTGGCCGAGGCGCCGCTGGCCGATAGCATGGCCAACATCGACCTGGACGTGAGCGGCAGGTGGCTGTTCGCGGCTTCGTATCAGGGCGGGAAGATCACGGTCAACGGCATCGGCAAGGACGGTGCCGTGGGGCCCATCCACCAGCTGATCCAGACCGAGCCCAATGCGCACGCCATCCATGCAGACGCAAGCAACCGCTTCGTGCTGGCCACCAGCCTGGGTGGCGACAACGTGTCCAGCTGGCGCTTCGACGCCGAGAAGGGTCTGCTGTCGCCCAACGATCCGCCGCTGACCGCCACCGCGGCCAAATCGGGACCGCGCCATTTCGTCTGGGACAAGGCCCAGCGCCACGTCTACCTGCTCGACGAACTCGACGCAGCGCTGCATGTGTTCGCGTGGGACGCCAGCCGCGGCACGCTGAAGCTCGCGCAGAGCACCACCGCGCTGCCCGCTGGCTTCACCGGCAAGCCGTGGGCCGCGGACCTTCACCTCACGCCCGACGGGCGCTACCTGTACGCGTCGGAGCGCACATCGAGCACGCTGTCGGCCTTCAAGGTCGATGCCGCTACCGGACAGCTGCAGCCGCTGGGCCAGACACCGACCGAGAAGGGCCCGCGCGGCTTCGCCATCGACTCGACCGGGCGCTACCTGATCGCCGCAGGCCAGGAATCGAACGGCATCTCGCTGTACGCCATCGACGGCGCGACCGGCGCGCTGGGCAAGCCCCAGCACCTGGACGTGGGCAAGAACCCGAACTGGATCGAGATCGTCGATCTGCCCTGA